In Arachis hypogaea cultivar Tifrunner chromosome 17, arahy.Tifrunner.gnm2.J5K5, whole genome shotgun sequence, a single window of DNA contains:
- the LOC114925699 gene encoding receptor-like protein 7 — MGSLLLLQFQIILCLHLFFTSFSSSSSLSPPLCHPDQNSALLQLKNSLKVDGWENGTDCCSWPGVTCESTSGHVIGLDLSWRGLEGKINSTSSLFHLTHLQKINLAQNGFYGPLLPSQFGGFVNLTHLNLSWCSFEGDIPSEISYLSKLVSLDLSGNLNLKWTEITWKRLLQNATALREIFLDYTDMSSISLSSLSLITNWSFSSVTLGLSNTNITGYLTSDILCLPNLKELHLYGNTYLQVHVSRLNCNASVSILDLSFCEFQGSLIPSSFSNLTYLTSLTLFDCGLNGSIPSSLSNLQHLTHLDLSSNSIVGSIPSSFSNLQHLTYLDLSNNNLTGAVPASFSKLELLTHLDLSSNELNGSIPSSLWKLQDLVVLDLSYNELSGQLPDIFGGLNKLQTLNLGKNKIQGKLPFSLFTLTQLSILYFSSNKFEGPLPNQIAGFSNLTELYLDDNLLNGTIPSWCLSLPLLKHLNLSSNQFTGNLSEISSYSLLYLNLCGNKIHGDIPQSIFDLVNLTELCLSSDNHGGFVNFPLFSKLQNLRSLTLSGYESISLKSDVNANYTFSNLKMLHLFSNTILDFPKFSGKFPRLLILDLSNNNLQGEMPKWIHDLDSLYHLNLSTNQLTSIENFSWHGLQYLDLSSNLMTNEISSILCNISSLEVVDLSNNYFTGTIPQCLSNLSYLEVLDLRMNKLYGTLPDTFSMNSNLKTLNLGNKFYGPVGNNLTTKHPFPSLIIFDASGNNFSGLLPKDFIENFHAMKNVVHAEVGSVLSYMNSRFYSAISYETQPEYANSLIATLKGVSRAYTKIPTIFVYIDLSENEFEGEIPNVIGELHALIALNLSHNKLIGSIPQSMGFLTELESLDLSSNMLTGRIPNELTNLNFLGFLNLSSNHLVGQIPRGRHFDTFQENSYQGNMGLCGFPLPIQCNKILEEEPLSSPTNQAEEKFGFGWEPVVIGYGCGTVFGIGLGCCVFSIGKPQWLVRIFGGNPNKEMKRKRVARTN; from the exons ATGGGGTCTCTTTTGTTGCTGCAATTTCAAATCATTTTGTGTCTACATCTGTTCTTCACTTCTTTCTCTTCGTCTTCGTCTTTGTCTCCGCCTTTATGCCATCCTGACCAAAACTCTGCCTTGCTTCAACTCAAGAACTCGCTAAAAGTTGATGGATGGGAAAATGGAACAGATTGCTGTTCGTGGCCTGGTGTCACGTGTGAATCCACGTCCGGTCACGTGATTGGTCTCGACCTCAGCTGGCGTGGGCTTGAAGGTAAAATCAATTCTACAAGTAGTCTTTTCCATCTTACTCATCTCCAAAAGATCAACCTTGCTCAGAATGGTTTCTATGGTCCTCTATTACCATCTCAGTTTGGCGGGTTTGTGAATCTTACACACTTGAACTTGTCTTGGTGTTCTTTTGAAGGTGATATTCCTTCTGAAATCTCATATCTTTCCAAATTAGTCTCATTAGATCTCTCAGGTAACTTAAATCTAAAGTGGACAGAAATCACTTGGAAGAGGCTGCTGCAAAATGCAACAGCTTTAAGAGAGATCTTTCTAGATTATACAGATATGTCATCAATTAGTCTAAGTTCTTTGTCTTTAATCACCAATTGGTCTTTCTCTTCGGTTACTCTTGGTCTTAGTAACACAAATATAACGGGGTATTTGACAAGTGATATTCTTTGTTTGCCCAATCTTAAAGAGCTGCATCTATATGGAAACACATACCTTCAAGTCCATGTTTCTAGATTGAATTGCAATGCTTCTGTTAGTATTTTGGATCTTTCATTTTGTGAGTTCCAAGGATCATTGATCCCTTCATCTTTCTCTAATCTCACATATCTCACTTCTTTGACTTTGTTTGATTGTGGCCTTAATGGTTCAATTCCCTCTTCACTTTCAAACCTTCAACATCTCACTCACTTGGACCTTTCATCTAATAGTATCGTCGGCTCGATCCCATCCTCATTTTCAAACCTTCAACATCTCACTTACTTGGATCTTTCAAACAATAATCTAACTGGTGCAGTCCCAGCATCTTTTTCAAAGCTAGAGCTTCTCACTCATTTAGACCTTTCATCCAATGAACTCAATGGTTCAATCCCTTCATCTCTTTGGAAGCTTCAAGATCTTGTTGTCTTGGATCTTTCTTACAATGAACTAAGTGGTCAACTTCCAGATATATTTGGTGGGCTAAACAAACTGCAAACTCTTAATCTTGGGAAAAACAAAATACAGGGAAAGTTGCCATTCTCATTGTTTACATTGACTCAACTTTCCATCTTGTATTTTTCTTCTAATAAATTTGAAGGGCCCTTACCTAATCAAATAGCAGGTTTTTCAAATCTGACTGAATTATATCTGGATGACAACTTGTTAAATGGGACAATTCcttcttggtgtttatctttgCCGCTTTTGAAACATTTAAACCTTTCAAGTAACCAATTCACAGGAAATCTAAGTGAAATCTCATCTTATTCCTTGCTGTACTTAAATTTATGCGGCAACAAAATTCATGGAGATATTCCACAGTCGATTTTCGACCTTGTGAACCTCACTGAATTGTGTTTGTCATCAGATAACCATGGTGGTTTTGTCAATTTTCCACTCTTCTCCAAACTTCAGAACTTGAGGTCTCTTACTCTTTCAGGCTATGAATCAATATCACTAAAATCTGATGTCAATGCCAATTACACTTTCTCCAATTTGAAAATGTTGCACTTATTTTCCAACACCATACTTGACTTTCCAAAGTTCTCAGGAAAATTTCCGAGGTTGCTCATACTTGATTTATCCAATAACAATCTCCAAGGTGAAATGCCCAAATGGATACATGATTTGGATTCTTTATATCATTTGAACCTCTCAACAAACCAAttgacatcaatagaaaatttCTCATGGCATGGCCTGCAATACCTTGATCTTAGTTCTAACTTGATGACCAATGAAATTTCATCCATCTTATGCAATATAAGTTCTCTTGAGGTTGTGGACTTGTCCAACAACTATTTCACAGGAACAATTCCACAATGCCTTTCCAATTTATCATATCTTGAAGTTTTGGATCTACGGATGAACAAACTCTATGGCACTTTGCCAGATACGTTTTCCATGAACAGCAACCTCAAAACTTTGAATCT AGGCAATAAGTTTTATGGTCCTGTTGGTAATAACTTGACAACCAAGCATCCATTTCCAAGTTTAATTATCTTTGATGCATCTGGCAACAATTTTAGTGGCCTGTTGCCAAAAGACTTCATTGAGAATTTCCATGCCATGAAGAATGTTGTTCATGCTGAAGTGGGAAGTGTTTTGAGTTACATGAATAGTCGCTTTTACTCTGCAATAAGTTATGAAACTCAACCAGAGTATGCTAACTCATTGATAGCAACACTTAAAGGGGTCAGCAGAGCTTACACAAAAATTCCAACCATCTTTGTATATATTGATTTGTCAGAGAATGAATTTGAAGGAGAGATTCCAAATGTTATAGGAGAGCTTCATGCACTCATAGCACTCAACCTTTCCCATAACAAACTCATTGGTTCTATTCCTCAATCCATGGGATTTTTGACAGAACTTGAATCATTGGACCTCTCATCGAATATGCTCACAGGTCGGATCCCAAATGAATTGACCAATCTAAACTTTCTTGGGTTCTTGAATCTTTCCAGCAACCATCTTGTAGGACAAATACCTCGAGGAAGACATTTCGATACATTTCAAGAGAATTCCTACCAAGGGAACATGGGGTTATGTGGATTTCCATTGCCAATACAATGCAACAAGATCCTTGAAGAAGAACCTTTATCCTCTCCAACCAATCAAGCTGAAGAAAAATTTGGATTTGGTTGGGAGCCAGTGGTAATAGGATATGGATGTGGAACTGTGTTCGGAATAGGATTGGGGTGCTGTGTTTTCTCCATTGGAAAGCCTCAGTGGCTTGTCAGAATCTTTGGAGGGAATCCTAACAAAGAGATGAAAAGGAAGAGAGTAGCAAGAACAAATTAA
- the LOC112765765 gene encoding receptor-like protein 9DC3, producing the protein MLDGNIPAELTNLNFLESLNLSNNHLEGSIPQGKQFDTFSNDSYEGNMGLCGLPLSIQCNNVPLKQYPSSEAEDKFGFGWKPVAIGYACGMVLGIGLGYCVFSIGKPQWLVVLFGGKRTKRRSRGNRRRARTTLFQLFVVM; encoded by the coding sequence ATGCTTGATGGGAATATTCCTGCTGAATTGACCAATCTCAACTTTCTTGAGTCCTTGAATCTTTCCAACAATCATCTTGAGGGATCAATACCTCAAGGAAAACAGTTTGATACATTCTCAAATGATTCCTATGAGGGAAACATGGGGCTTTGCGGATTACCATTGTCAATTCAATGCAACAATGTCCCTTTGAAACAATATCCATCTTCTGAGGCTGAAGACAAATTTGGATTCGGTTGGAAACCAGTGGCAATAGGATATGCATGTGGAATGGTGCTTGGAATAGGATTGGGATATTGTGTTTTCTCAATTGGAAAGCCTCAATGGCTCGTGGTCCTCTTTGGAGGTAAAAGGACCAAAAGGAGGAGCCGTGGAAACCGCCGGCGTGCAAGAACAACTCTGTTTCAGCTTTTTGTTGTAATGTAA
- the LOC112764634 gene encoding heterogeneous nuclear ribonucleoprotein 1-like, with amino-acid sequence MESDLGKLFIGGISWDTDEERLKEYFGKFGEVIEAVIMRDRTTGRARGFGFIVFADLAVAERVIMDKHVIDGRTVEAKKAVPRDDQQAINRQSASMQGSPSPGRTKKIFVGGLPSTITESDFKKYFDQFGTITDVVVMYDHNTQRPRGFGFITYDSEEAVDRVLYKTFHELNGKLVEVKRAVPKDLSPGPNRSPLIGYNYGLNRTSSYLNSYAQGFNINPIGGYGVRMDGRFSPLSSGRSSFTPFGSSGYGMGVNLESALSPNYGGTSNYGGNIGYGRIFSPFYSGNSSRYTTPIGFSGGNARSDTLTNSASRNVWGNGGLNTTTNNPVSPGAYLGSGSGAFGVSIGNSGTNWGPSVPTQGGGAASGYATWSNVYAGGDSSIGLGGGGGYGRNTGTNATQSSTFAAPNSVYDGPYGELYRSGSAYNDSTWRSAASEVDGSGAFGYGLGGIVSDDPVKSSEGFIGNYNVTSRQSNRGIAA; translated from the exons ATGGAATCGGATCTTGGAAAGCTCTTCATTGGGGGGATTTCATGGGACACTGATGAGGAACGCCTCAAGGAATATTTTGGGAAATTTGGTGAGGTGATAGAAGCTGTGATCATGAGGGATCGGACAACGGGTCGTGCTCGTGGATTCGGCTTTATTGTCTTTGCTGATCTTGCTGTTGCAGAAAGAGTAATTATGGATAAACATGTAATCGATGGCCGCACG GTTGAAGCAAAGAAGGCTGTTCCCAGAGATGATCAGCAAGCTATAAATAGGCAGTCTGCTAGCATGCAGGGATCTCCTAGTCCTGGTCGCACGAAGAAAATCTTCGTTGGAGGTTTACCATCAACGATCACGGAAAGTGATTTCAAGAAGTATTTTGATCAGTTCGGTACAATTACTGATGTTGTAGTGATGTATGATCACAATACTCAGAGGCCAAGAGGATTTGGCTTCATCACTTATGATTCGGAAGAAGCTGTGGACAGAGTTCTTTATAAAACATTTCATGAACTCAATGGGAAGTTGGTTGAGGTCAAGAGGGCAGTTCCGAAAGATCTTTCTCCTGGACCCAATCGGAGCCCATTGATAGGATATAACTATGGTTTGAATAGGACAAGTAGCTACCTAAACAGTTATGCTCAGGGTTTTAATATTAATCCGATAGGAGGCTATGGCGTAAGGATGGATGGTAGATTTAGTCCACTTTCTAGTGGTAGAAGCAGTTTTACCCCATTTGGATCTAGTGGTTATGGAATGGGAGTGAATTTGGAATCAGCATTGAGTCCAAACTATGGAGGAACTTCCAATTATGGGGGAAATATAGGGTACGGTCGAATATTTAGTCCTTTCTATAGTGGCAATTCAAGCAGGTACACTACTCCTATTGGCTTTAGTGGGGGCAATGCAAGAAGCGACACTCTTACGAACTCAGCTTCTAGGAATGTCTGGGGAAATGGTGGCCTGAATACTACGACTAATAACCCCGTCAGCCCTGGTGCTTACTTGGGATCAGGAAGTGGGGCTTTCGGTGTTTCAATTGGAAATAGTGGTACCAATTGGGGTCCATCAGTTCCAACGCAGGGTGGGGGGGCTGCTTCCGGCTATGCTACTTGGAGCAATGTTTATGCCGGTGGAGATAGTAGCATAGgattaggaggaggaggagggtatGGAAGGAACACCGGCACAAATGCGACCCAGTCCTCTACATTTGCTGCACCAAACAGTGTTTATGATGGACCCTATGGGGAGTTATACCGCAGTGGTTCTGCTTACAATGACTCTACTTGGCGGTCCGCTGCTTCTGAGGTAGATGGTTCTGGTGCATTTGGTTATGGTCTTGGCGGCATTGTTTCGGATGATCCAGTGAAGAGCTCTGAGGGTTTTATTGGGAATTACAATGTAACAAGTAGACAATCTAATAGAG GAATTGCTGCTTAG
- the LOC112765766 gene encoding probable leucine-rich repeat receptor-like protein kinase At1g68400, whose translation MNFTMFPISRILFFFGVLLLLLPFFGESNKSSLEYDPFFNFLSAIDPKNVLNISSSNVIIGSSPCLVNLNTNNNNNNNGVIIIRCNKNATNIVEIRLENLNLSGTIDADSLCKLQKLRALSLANNNIKGKIPHSILHCTRLMYLNLTRNQLSGNVPTRSLAKLKFLKKLDISNNNFIPIKHNKFSTYYVTPNIKDGTKGSIVNSSPYNDTSNNGKEGSSSPIISMKLLIPLILGLVILLISLIFAAKKLPKLCREGIIKVLIRSHQVSPSSQKSITSDQMVKKGGLEDHSPSLGLVFFVEKEERFTMEDLLRAAADLRSESFCSSLYKVKLNNVENDVHYAVKRLKNVQVSCEDEFGETLRKISKLKHPNILPLVGYRSTSEEKLVIYKYQTNGSLLNLLNDYIAGRKHFPWKLRLSIACGIARGMAFIYRKKLNNNNKEEEEEDDSIIPHGNLKPSNILLNENNEPLISEHGLTKFMDPNRSGFLLSSQGYTAPEKCISEKSDVYSFGVILLELLTGKSIEKTRIDLARWVRSMVREEWTGEVFDKKVGPNEHQWAFPILNVALTCVTRFQENRPTMGEILERIEEVMDEQEHQEQIASSKCCSNGSKDCCSLHKIIPDTWDSPGSNY comes from the exons atgaattttACTATGTTTCCCATTTCAAGGATCCTGTTTTTCTttggtgttcttcttcttcttcttcccttctttggTGAGTCTAATAAATCATCATTAGAATATGATCCTTTCTTCAATTTCCTTAGTGCTATTGACCCCAAAAATGTTCTTAACATAAGTAGTAGCAATGTTATTATTGGTTCATCACCATGCTTGGTCAACttgaatactaataataataataataacaatggtgtTATTATTATAAGATGCAACAAAAATGCCACCAATATTGTTGAGATAAGGCTTGAGAATTTGAACCTTAGTGGCACAATTGATGCTGATTCTCTATGCAAGCTTCAAAAATTAAGGGCTCTTAGCTTAGCCAACAACAACATCAAAGGCAAAATCCCACACTCAATTTTGCATTGTACAAGGTTGATGTACCTAAATCTTACAAGAAATCAATTGAGTGGGAATGTACCTACTAGATCCTTAGCCAAGTTGAAATTCCTCAAAAAATTGGACATATCCAACAACAATTTCATCCCAATTAAGCATAATAAGTTCTCTACATATTATGTGACACCAAATATCAAAGATGGGACAAAGGGTAGTATTGTAAATTCATCACCATATAATGATACCTCAAATAATGGTAAAGAAGGATCATCATCTCCAATAATATCTATGAAATTGTTAATACCATTGATCTTAGGGCTTGTAATTCTTTTAATATCACTTATCTTTGCCGCCAAGAAATTACCAAAGCTATGTAGAGAGGGAATAATAAAAGTACTAATAAGAAGTCATCAAGTTTCTCCATCATCACAAAAGTCCATAACAAGTGATCAAATGGTGAAGAAGGGTGGTTTAGAAGATCATTCACCATCACTAGGGCTTGTGTTCTttgttgaaaaagaagagaggttCACCATGGAGGACTTGCTTCGCGCCGCGGCGGATCTAAGGAGTGAGAGCTTTTGTAGCAGCCTATACAAGGTGAAGCTTAATAATGTGGAGAATGATGTTCACTATGCTGTGAAGAGGTTAAAGAATGTTCAAGTTTCTTGTGAAGATGAGTTTGGAGAAACATTGAGGAAGATAAGCAAATTGAAGCATCCAAATATTCTTCCACTTGTTGGCTACCGTTCTACTAgtgaagagaagcttgtcatCTACAAATATCAAACCAATGGAAGCCTCCTCAATCTCTTGAATG ATTACATAGCAGGTAGAAAACATTTCCCATGGAAACTGCGTCTCTCTATAGCATGTGGAATTGCAAGGGGTATGGCCTTCATATATAGGAAGAAgttgaataacaataacaaagaagaagaagaagaagatgattccATTATTCCTCATGGGAACCTCAAGCCATCAAACATACTCCTCAATGAAAACAATGAACCACTCATAAGTGAGCATGGCCTAACAAAATTCATGGATCCAAATAGGTCCGGGTTCCTCCTTTCCTCTCAGGGATATACCGCGCCAGAAAAATGCATTTCTGAAAAATCTGATGTGTATAGTTTTGGCGTGATCTTGCTCGAGTTATTAACCGGCAAGAGCATAGAGAAAACCCGAATCGATCTCGCGAGATGGGTTCGATCTATGGTAAGGGAAGAATGGACCGGAGAAGTGTTTGATAAAAAAGTTGGGCCAAATGAACATCAATGGGCTTTTCCAATATTGAATGTTGCCCTAACTTGTGTTACAAGGTTCCAAGAAAATAGGCCAACCATGGGAGAGATCTTAGAGAGGATTGAAGAGGTTATGGatgaacaagaacatcaagaaCAAATTGCTTCTTCAAAATGTTGCTCTAATGGATCCAAAGATTGTTGTTCACTCCACAAAATCATTCCTGATACATGGGATTCACCAGGATCCAATTACtaa
- the LOC112766420 gene encoding heavy metal-associated isoprenylated plant protein 46-like, with translation MKQKIVIEVPLNCTKCKKKVLTICTTAEGVTAVKFIRDGKDRVEIIGEGVDAAQVTQDLRNKLKFAKLVNVSKLD, from the exons ATGAAG CAAAAGATTGTGATTGAGGTGCCATTAAACTGTACCAAATGCAAGAAGAAGGTCTTGACCATATGCACCACTGCAGAAG GTGTGACGGCAGTTAAGTTTATAAGAGATGGTAAAGATCGAGTGGAGATTATAGGAGAAGGAGTTGATGCAGCTCAAGTGACACAAGATTTGAGGAACAAGCTTAAGTTTGCTAAACTAGTTAATGTGTCCAAGCTTGATTAG
- the LOC112764274 gene encoding putative DUF21 domain-containing protein At3g13070, chloroplastic has product MALESLVIGHKVFLTGCSRLPYIAHYNRTKRVPIRVVSTKDRYPSCPLVSNCFDPCSFGSFFMVSSYTKDDRRLFGRASLRCLASSGNDCFQEKNAVSKVNLNFVKGLMKSGVILAAAVCGVLVFGCPRVSAVEGVVNAGYGVIGQSILLLRNTWPKVLQVLRIFKEQGLILAILLGLSAFFSMAETSITTLWPWKVRELAEKESENGVFRLLRSDVTRFLTTILIGTTVVNIAATALVTDAATAMFGEAGVSAATGVMTVAILLLTEITPKSIAVHNATEVARFVVRPVAWLSLVLYPVGRVVTYLSMGMLKMLGLKGRSEPYVTEEELKLMLRGAELSGAIEEEEQDMIENVLEIKDTHVREVMTPLVDVVAIDGSLSLVDFHHLWVTHQYSRVPVFEQRVDNITGIAYAMDLLDYVKKGDLLESTTVGDMAHKPAYFVPDSMSVWNLLREFRIRKVHMAVVLNEYGGTVGIVTLEDVVEEIVGEIFDENDSKEEIQKKTGYIVMRAEGVFDVDANTSIDQLSEDLNIKMPEGHQYETVSGFVCETFGYIPRTGESIKVSLEREDEDDDNEETKSDNQDSKEKNQIFKLEILAGNARKVSAVRFERINGEDEMLEAKEVTHFVPKIVKRKWNNGEDSDDADYDGDAFAKRPQHEISSEYIDDQENSDRD; this is encoded by the exons ATGGCACTTGAATCATTGGTTATCGGTCACAAAGTGTTCCTCACCGGCTGTTCTAGATTACCTTATATTGCACACTACAATCGCACAAAGAGAGTTCCAATCAGAGTTGTTTCCACAAAAGATAGATACCCTTCTTGTCCCTTGGTGTCAAATTGTTTTGACCCTTGTAGTTTTGGAAGCTTTTTTATGGTTTCTAGTTATACGAAAGATGATAGAAGGTTGTTTGGTAGAGCTAGCTTGAGGTGTTTGGCAAGTAGTGGCAATGACTGTTTTCAAGAGAAAAATGCTGTTTCCaaagtgaatttgaattttgtaaagggattgatgaagagtggggTGATTCTGGCTGCAGCAGTTTGtggggttttggtgtttggatgcCCGCGAGTTTCCGCCGTCGAAGGTGTAGTGAATGCTGGTTATGGTGTTATTGGACAGAGCATACTCTTGCTTAGGAACACTTGGCCTAAGGTCTTGCAGGTTCTTCGTATATTTAAGGAGCAGGGGTTGATATTAGCAATCCTTTTGGGGCTCTCAGCATTCTTCTCTATGGCAGAGACTTCAATTACTACACTTTGGCCTTGGAAG GTTCGTGAATTGGCTGAAAAAGAGTCAGAAAATGGCGTCTTCAGATTGCTTCGGAGTGATGTTACTCGGTTTCTTACAACAATACTTATCGGCACAAC TGTTGTGAATATTGCGGCAACTGCCTTGGTTACAGATGCTGCAACAGCAATGTTTGGGGAAGCTGGTGTCAGTGCAGCAACAGGAGTGATGAct GTTGCAATTTTGCTTCTCACTGAAATCACTCCAAAAAGTATAGCAGTGCATAATGCCACAGAGGTGGCTCGGTTTGTG GTCAGGCCAGTGGCATGGCTTTCCTTGGTATTGTATCCTGTGGGGAGAGTTGTTACTTATCTTTCAATGGGGATGCTGAAAATGCTCGGCTTAAAAGGAAGAAG TGAGCCTTATGTAACTGAAGAGGAACTAAAATTGATGCTAAGGGGTGCAGAATTAAGTGGGGCAATAGAGGAAGAGGAACAG gatatgattgaaaatgtaTTGGAAATAAAAGACACACATGTGAGAGAGGTTATGACGCCACTTGTTGATGTTGTTGCAATTGATGGAAGTTTAAGCCTTGTAGATTTTCATCATTTGTGGGTCACACATCAGTACTCGAG GGTACCTGTTTTTGAGCAACGTGTTGATAATATAACGGGAATAGCATATGCAATGGATCTGTTGGATTATGTTAAGAAG GGCGATTTGCTAGAAAGTACTACAGTTGGAGATATGGCTCACAAGCCTGCATATTTCGTACCCG ATTCAATGTCCGTTTGGAATCTTCTTAGAGAGTTCCGAATCAGGAAGGTTCACATGGCTGTTGTACTTAATGAGTATGGCGGAACTGTGGGG ATTGTAACTCTTGAAGATGTTGTTGAGGAAATTGTTGGTGAAATCTTTGATGAAAATGACTCAAAG GAGGAGATTCAGAAAAAAACTGGTTACATAGTAATGCGAGCTGAGGGCGTATTTGACGTTGATGCAAACACATCTATTGATCAGCTCTCTGAAGATTTGAACATCAAGATGCCAGAG GGTCATCAATACGAGACAGTGTCAGGCTTTGTATGCGAAACATTTGGATACATCCCAAGGACAGGTGAATCGATCAAAGTGTCTCTTGAacgagaagatgaagatgatgataatgaggagaCCAAGTCTGACAACCAGGACTCGAAAGAGAAGAACCAGATTTTTAAACTCGAG ATACTAGCTGGAAATGCCAGAAAAGTGAGCGCTGTTCGGTTCGAAAGGATAAATGGTGAGGATGAGATGCTGGAGGCCAAAGAAGTAACTCACTTTGTCCCTAAAATTGTGAAGAGAAAATGGAATAATGGTGAGGACTCGGACGATGCAGATTACGATGGAGATGCATTTGCGAAGAGACCGCAGCACGAGATTTCTAGCGAGTATATAGATGATCAGGAAAATTCTGACAGAGATTAA
- the LOC112764113 gene encoding uncharacterized protein translates to MESPQSVVSPLKKSVLVDNEKQKHDVSLSKDIEVNGTKDDFMGVVDVYIHEARDIHNICIYHKQDVYAKICLTSDPDNSVSTKIINGGGNNPVFNENLSLSVRTVDSAVKCEIWMLSRVRNYLEDQLLGFALVPLSEVLVNKDCKLEKEFSLSSTDLFHSPAGFVQLSLAYSGASPDVMAISSMPLKLAANEIDKDSEPCSESLVEDLDKIEFPDPKIAKEDCLMVSEYISIQCSEDAENHSSVESMQPPPPPKVDSPPSSVSTNGISSPSVAASSESSAAKEEKKTMDVKNGDSDSSSREAFAKPLVSLKIEPEPEPSMVQQDIVDMYMKSMQQFTESLAKMKLPNMDSEKGVGSSGNSGSSEQKLQASRSGNSRVFYGSRAFF, encoded by the coding sequence ATGGAGTCCCCACAATCTGTTGTGTCACCATTGAAGAAATCTGTGTTGGTTGATAATGAGAAGCAAAAACATGATGTTTCCTTGTCCAAGGACATTGAAGTCAATGGAACAAAGGATGATTTCATGGGTGTTGTTGATGTTTACATCCATGAGGCCAGGGacattcataacatctgcatatACCACAAGCAAGATGTTTATGCCAAAATTTGTTTGACAAGTGATCCTGATAACTCTGTCTCAACCAAGATCATCAATGGTGGAGGAAACAACCCTGTGTTCAATGAGAATCTAAGTCTAAGTGTTAGGACTGTTGATTCGGCTGTGAAATGTGAGATTTGGATGCTGAGCCGGGTCAGGAACTATCTAGAAGACCAGTTGCTTGGTTTTGCTTTGGTGCCTCTTTCTGAAGTTCTGGTGAATAAGGATTGCAAGCTTGAGAAAGAGTTCTCGCTTTCTTCCACCGATCTTTTCCATTCTCCGGCCGGCTTTGTTCAGCTTTCACTTGCCTACTCCGGTGCTTCCCCTGATGTTATGGCAATATCctcaatgcctttgaaattgGCTGCAAATGAGATTGACAAGGACTCAGAACCGTGCAGCGAGTCGTTGGTGGAAGATTTAGACAAGATTGAGTTCCCTGATCCGAAAATAGCCAAGGAAGATTGCTTGATGGTTTCGGAATACATAAGCATTCAATGTTCTGAGGATGCTGAAAACCATAGCAGTGTTGAATCAATGCAACCTCCACCTCCTCCTAAGGTTGATTCTCCACCAAGCAGTGTATCAACAAATGGAATCTCGTCTCCTTCGGTGGCTGCAAGCTCAGAATCCTCTGCTGCTAAGGAAGAGAAGAAAACTATGGATGTCAAAAATGGTGATAGTGATTCCTCGAGTAGGGAAGCATTCGCGAAACCTCTTGTGAGTTTGAAAATTGAGCCAGAGCCAGAGCCAAGCATGGTGCAGCAGGACATAGTAGACATGTATATGAAAAGTATGCAGCAATTCACCGAGTCGTTGGCGAAAATGAAGCTTCCTAATATGGACAGTGAGAAGGGAGTAGGTAGCTCAGGTAACTCCGGCAGCTCCGAGCAGAAGCTTCAGGCGTCAAGGAGTGGTAATTCGCGCGTGTTCTATGGTAGTAGAGCTTTCTTCTGA